Proteins encoded in a region of the Puniceibacterium sp. IMCC21224 genome:
- the nirD gene encoding nitrite reductase small subunit NirD — translation MTQWIDIGPITAIPVRGARVIKTAQGCVAVFRTTKDEIFAVDDRCPHKGGPLSEGIVHGASVTCPLHNWVFDLATGMAKGADQGQIGTYPLRVEGGRMLLDVTYLAKKDAA, via the coding sequence ATGACTCAATGGATTGATATCGGCCCGATCACGGCCATCCCGGTACGCGGTGCCCGCGTGATCAAAACCGCGCAGGGCTGCGTTGCGGTGTTCCGCACAACCAAGGACGAAATCTTTGCCGTCGACGACCGCTGCCCGCACAAGGGCGGCCCGCTGTCCGAGGGCATCGTGCACGGCGCATCCGTCACCTGCCCGCTGCACAACTGGGTTTTTGACCTCGCCACCGGCATGGCCAAAGGCGCGGATCAGGGGCAGATCGGCACCTATCCGCTGCGGGTTGAAGGTGGGCGCATGCTGCTCGATGTCACCTATCTGGCGAAAAAGGACGCGGCATGA
- a CDS encoding nitrate reductase, whose amino-acid sequence MIRTTCPYCGVGCGVLATPDGKGGLNIKGDPEHPANKGRLCSKGAALGETLGLGDRLLAPQVNGQDSDWDSALDLVAGRFRDTIRDHGPDSVAFYVSGQLLTEDYYVANKLMKGFIGSANIDTNSRLCMASSVAGHRRAFGTDTVPGVYEDLEEADLIVLVGSNLAWCHPVLYQRIVAARAARPEMKIINIDPRRTASSDLAELHLALKPGSDVALFNHLLAQIEARGALDSGYVAQHVNGFPEAVRAARMTNVAETGLNAEEIEAFVRLWIRTDKVVTIFSQGVNQSSSGTDKVNAIVNCHLATGRIGHAGMGPFSVTGQPNAMGGREVGGLANMLACHLDLEDATHRQAVKTFWNAPTMADAQGFKAVDMFEAVADGRIKAIWIICTNPAVSMPDADAVRDAIRGCDFVVVSDVTAQTDTARLAHVLLPATGWGEKDGTVTNSERVISRQRLALPAPGQARADWDILADVGRRMGWRAAFDYESPAEIFTEYAALSGVAARFGKDFDISGLSDISPAGYEAMTPVRWPVTAQNGTLHSGGRFFGAGGFFTADGRARMLALTPRAPASVTTSEYPFVLNTGRIRDQWHTMTRTGKSPRLGRHLAEPFAEIHPDDATALDLKPADLVVLKNAHGRALVRALVTDRVQRGQIFVPMHWTGINAAAARVDTLVPNAVDPVSGQPESKAAVTSVTRFPARWFGFAVSVDRPQPDAAYWAITPAEAGWRIDLAGDTDVADWEEYARRLLGCNEAEAVTLNDPARGTARVAFLSGGRLRGALFVAPGPVAVARQHLAELLGSEAKSVLSGRPGADLPDPGPTLCACLNVGINTIVTGIETQGLMTVEAIGAALGAGTSCGSCRPEIAALLARVQMREAAE is encoded by the coding sequence ATGATCCGCACAACCTGCCCCTATTGCGGCGTCGGCTGCGGCGTTCTGGCGACGCCGGACGGCAAGGGCGGGTTAAACATTAAGGGCGACCCCGAGCATCCCGCCAACAAGGGCAGGCTATGTTCCAAGGGCGCCGCCCTGGGCGAAACGCTGGGTTTGGGTGACCGACTTTTGGCACCGCAGGTGAACGGGCAGGACAGCGACTGGGACTCAGCACTGGATCTGGTGGCAGGGCGGTTTCGCGACACCATCCGCGATCATGGTCCGGATTCGGTGGCCTTTTACGTTTCGGGGCAATTGCTGACCGAAGACTACTATGTCGCCAACAAGCTGATGAAAGGGTTCATCGGTTCGGCCAATATCGACACGAATTCGCGGCTTTGTATGGCCTCGTCCGTAGCGGGGCACCGGCGCGCCTTTGGCACCGACACAGTGCCCGGAGTCTATGAGGATCTCGAAGAGGCGGATCTGATCGTTCTGGTGGGGTCCAACCTCGCCTGGTGCCATCCGGTGCTGTATCAGCGGATCGTGGCGGCCCGTGCCGCGCGCCCCGAGATGAAGATCATCAACATCGACCCGCGCCGCACCGCCAGCTCCGATCTGGCCGAACTGCATCTGGCGCTGAAGCCGGGTAGCGACGTCGCCCTGTTCAACCATCTTCTGGCGCAGATCGAGGCGCGCGGCGCGCTGGATTCCGGCTATGTCGCGCAACACGTCAACGGCTTTCCCGAGGCGGTTCGCGCGGCCCGAATGACGAATGTCGCCGAAACTGGCCTGAACGCCGAAGAGATCGAGGCGTTTGTCCGCCTTTGGATTCGCACCGACAAGGTGGTGACGATCTTCAGCCAGGGGGTGAACCAATCCTCCAGCGGCACCGACAAGGTCAACGCCATCGTCAACTGCCATCTGGCAACCGGTCGCATCGGCCATGCCGGCATGGGCCCGTTCAGCGTCACCGGACAACCAAATGCCATGGGTGGGCGCGAGGTTGGCGGGTTGGCCAATATGCTGGCCTGTCATCTGGATCTTGAGGATGCAACACACCGGCAGGCGGTCAAGACATTCTGGAACGCACCGACCATGGCCGATGCTCAGGGGTTCAAGGCTGTCGATATGTTCGAGGCCGTCGCCGATGGCCGGATCAAGGCGATTTGGATCATCTGCACCAACCCCGCCGTATCAATGCCCGACGCAGATGCCGTGCGCGACGCGATCCGGGGCTGCGATTTTGTCGTGGTCTCTGATGTAACGGCGCAAACCGACACCGCGCGGCTGGCGCATGTACTGCTGCCCGCAACCGGCTGGGGCGAAAAGGACGGCACCGTCACCAATTCCGAGCGCGTCATCAGCCGCCAGCGCCTCGCCCTTCCCGCCCCCGGACAGGCCCGCGCCGACTGGGACATTCTGGCCGATGTGGGTCGGCGGATGGGCTGGCGCGCGGCGTTCGATTATGAAAGCCCAGCCGAGATATTTACCGAATATGCGGCGCTTTCAGGCGTTGCCGCCCGCTTTGGCAAAGATTTCGACATCTCGGGGCTAAGCGATATCAGCCCGGCGGGGTATGAGGCCATGACCCCGGTGCGCTGGCCCGTCACGGCACAGAACGGCACCCTGCACAGCGGCGGGCGGTTCTTTGGAGCAGGTGGCTTTTTTACCGCCGATGGCCGCGCGCGGATGCTGGCGCTGACACCACGCGCGCCCGCATCTGTGACCACATCCGAATATCCCTTTGTGCTGAACACCGGACGCATACGCGACCAGTGGCACACCATGACCCGCACCGGAAAATCACCGCGTCTGGGTCGTCATCTGGCCGAACCCTTTGCCGAAATTCATCCCGACGATGCCACTGCTCTGGACCTGAAGCCTGCTGATCTGGTGGTACTGAAGAACGCCCACGGTCGCGCGCTGGTGCGCGCACTTGTGACCGACCGGGTGCAGCGCGGGCAAATTTTTGTGCCGATGCACTGGACCGGGATTAATGCAGCAGCGGCGCGGGTTGATACGCTTGTGCCGAATGCTGTCGATCCCGTGTCGGGCCAGCCCGAGAGCAAGGCCGCCGTCACCAGTGTGACCCGGTTCCCCGCGCGCTGGTTCGGCTTTGCCGTCAGCGTCGACCGCCCACAGCCCGACGCGGCCTATTGGGCCATCACCCCGGCCGAAGCAGGCTGGCGCATTGATCTGGCCGGCGACACCGACGTCGCCGATTGGGAGGAGTACGCCCGCCGCCTGCTGGGCTGTAACGAGGCCGAGGCAGTGACGCTGAATGATCCGGCACGCGGCACGGCGCGGGTTGCCTTTCTGTCCGGGGGCCGTCTGCGCGGGGCGCTGTTTGTCGCACCGGGACCAGTCGCCGTCGCGCGCCAACATCTGGCCGAGCTCTTGGGGAGCGAAGCGAAATCGGTGCTGTCCGGGCGTCCCGGTGCGGACCTCCCGGATCCGGGGCCAACACTGTGCGCCTGCCTGAATGTCGGGATCAACACCATCGTCACCGGGATCGAAACCCAAGGCCTGATGACGGTCGAGGCGATTGGTGCGGCACTGGGTGCAGGCACCAGCTGCGGCTCTTGCCGCCCCGAGATTGCGGCGCTGCTGGCGCGGGTCCAGATGCGCGAGGCGGCAGAATGA